Proteins found in one Nocardia brasiliensis ATCC 700358 genomic segment:
- a CDS encoding NAD(P)-binding domain-containing protein, with amino-acid sequence MPTDFDILVIGAGQAGLSAGYHLQRLGLRPEQDFLIVDHSPGPGGAWQFRWPSLTLTTVNRVHDLPGMSFAETLPPGSESAPAATAVPHYYELYEKRFDLRVRRQVSVTVVCDRAADGSPAEHGPVLNAETGTAGTLRVRGLINGTGTWERPFIPRYRGAETFTGRQLHTHDYRTAAEFAGRHVVVVGGGISAVQLLDEISQVTSTTWVTRTEPIFREDSFGPEDGRAAVAKVEDRVRRGLPPGSVVSVTGLRLDDRLRAAQARGALHRLPMFDHIEPDGVRWADGTFQHAEVILWATGFRSALDHLAPLRLRGPGGGITMTGRLATQVAKDPRIHLIGYGPSASTIGANRAGRAAAAELTRYLGIGRGSD; translated from the coding sequence GTGCCGACAGACTTCGACATCCTGGTGATCGGCGCTGGTCAGGCGGGACTGTCGGCCGGTTATCACCTCCAGCGCCTCGGGCTACGCCCCGAGCAGGACTTTCTCATCGTCGACCATTCGCCGGGACCCGGTGGGGCCTGGCAGTTCCGCTGGCCATCGCTGACCCTGACCACCGTGAACCGGGTGCACGACCTCCCGGGCATGTCGTTCGCCGAGACTTTGCCGCCCGGCTCGGAGTCGGCGCCCGCGGCGACCGCGGTGCCGCACTATTACGAGCTCTACGAGAAGCGATTCGACCTGCGCGTGCGTCGGCAGGTCTCGGTAACTGTCGTGTGCGACCGCGCGGCGGACGGCAGCCCCGCCGAGCACGGGCCGGTGCTCAACGCCGAAACCGGCACGGCCGGAACCCTTCGGGTACGCGGCCTGATCAACGGCACCGGCACCTGGGAACGTCCGTTCATTCCGCGCTATCGCGGGGCGGAGACCTTCACCGGACGCCAGCTGCACACCCACGACTACCGCACCGCCGCGGAGTTCGCGGGCCGGCACGTGGTCGTGGTCGGCGGCGGGATCTCGGCGGTGCAGTTGCTCGACGAGATCTCCCAGGTCACCTCGACCACCTGGGTGACGCGCACGGAACCGATCTTCCGCGAGGACTCGTTCGGCCCCGAGGACGGGCGCGCGGCGGTGGCGAAGGTGGAGGACCGGGTGCGCCGCGGGCTACCGCCCGGCTCGGTGGTCTCGGTCACCGGGCTGCGTCTCGACGACCGGCTGCGCGCTGCCCAGGCGCGGGGTGCACTGCATCGCCTGCCGATGTTCGACCACATCGAGCCGGACGGGGTGCGCTGGGCCGACGGGACCTTCCAGCACGCGGAGGTGATCCTCTGGGCGACCGGATTCCGCAGTGCCCTGGACCATCTGGCGCCGCTGCGCCTGCGCGGCCCCGGCGGCGGCATCACCATGACCGGGCGGCTCGCCACCCAGGTCGCGAAGGATCCGCGCATCCATCTGATCGGCTACGGGCCGTCCGCCAGCACCATCGGCGCCAACCGGGCCGGGCGCGCCGCGGCCGCCGAACTCACCCGCTACCTGGGGATTGGGCGCGGATCGGACTGA
- a CDS encoding enoyl-CoA hydratase, producing the protein MLGVSRDGDVVTIELQREERRNALNLELITLLREAVLAAVADDARVLVLTGRGPIFSAGADLSGVYSQEFLGGLMDMLHTIESVPIPVISAINGGALGAGVQLALASDLRVLEPDAYIAVPAAKLGISVDRWTMTRLVSLIGGGPARTILLGADSVTAADAYTFGFANRLGSLADAQSWAKQIAALAPLSLRHMKLVLNDDGTRAPDTAQQRAALEAAWSSADAQEGRLARQEKRAAKFVGR; encoded by the coding sequence ATGCTCGGAGTTAGCCGAGACGGTGACGTAGTGACCATCGAACTTCAGCGCGAGGAGCGGCGCAACGCGCTGAACCTCGAACTCATCACGCTGCTGCGCGAAGCCGTCCTCGCCGCCGTCGCCGACGACGCACGGGTGCTCGTGCTGACCGGGCGCGGTCCCATCTTCAGCGCGGGCGCGGACCTGTCCGGGGTCTACTCGCAGGAGTTCCTCGGCGGCCTGATGGACATGCTGCACACCATCGAGTCGGTGCCGATCCCGGTGATCTCGGCGATCAACGGCGGCGCGCTCGGCGCGGGCGTGCAGCTGGCGCTGGCCTCGGATCTGCGGGTGCTGGAGCCGGACGCCTACATCGCGGTGCCCGCGGCCAAGCTCGGCATCTCGGTGGATCGCTGGACGATGACGAGGCTGGTCTCGCTGATCGGCGGCGGTCCCGCCCGGACCATCCTGCTCGGCGCGGACTCGGTGACCGCGGCCGACGCCTACACGTTCGGCTTCGCGAACCGGCTCGGCTCGCTCGCCGACGCGCAGTCCTGGGCCAAGCAGATCGCCGCGCTGGCGCCGCTGTCGCTGCGGCACATGAAGCTGGTGCTCAACGACGACGGCACCAGGGCGCCGGACACCGCGCAGCAGCGCGCCGCCCTGGAGGCGGCGTGGAGCAGCGCCGACGCCCAGGAGGGGCGCCTGGCCAGGCAAGAGAAGCGTGCCGCGAAATTTGTGGGGCGATGA
- a CDS encoding GTP-binding protein, with protein MDSGVFDSTAQVDTRTSKPTSAKIVVAGGFGVGKTTMVGAVSEIVPLRTEALVTNASTGIDNLTGIPMKSTTTVAMDFGRISLADDLVLYLFGTPGQYRFWFMWDDLIRGAIGAVVLVDTRRLEDSFAAVDYFEARGLPFLVALNEFDDAPRYPIEDIRQALAVPADVPILSIDARRREPAKQALVALTEYALRKVMQGY; from the coding sequence GTGGACTCCGGCGTATTTGATTCGACGGCGCAGGTCGACACCCGTACCAGCAAGCCGACGTCGGCGAAGATCGTGGTCGCGGGTGGCTTCGGTGTCGGGAAGACCACGATGGTCGGTGCTGTCTCGGAGATCGTTCCGCTGCGCACCGAGGCATTGGTGACCAATGCCAGTACTGGAATCGACAACCTGACCGGCATTCCGATGAAGTCGACCACCACCGTGGCGATGGACTTCGGCCGGATCAGCCTCGCCGACGATCTGGTGCTGTACCTCTTCGGTACGCCGGGCCAGTACCGATTCTGGTTCATGTGGGACGACCTGATCCGCGGCGCCATCGGCGCCGTGGTGCTGGTCGATACCCGCAGGCTCGAGGACAGCTTCGCGGCCGTCGACTACTTCGAAGCGCGCGGCCTACCTTTCCTGGTGGCGCTCAACGAGTTCGACGACGCGCCGCGTTACCCGATCGAGGACATCCGGCAGGCCCTCGCGGTGCCTGCCGATGTGCCGATCCTGTCCATCGACGCCCGGCGTCGCGAGCCGGCCAAGCAGGCCTTGGTCGCGCTCACCGAATACGCCCTGCGCAAGGTGATGCAGGGCTACTGA
- a CDS encoding carboxyl transferase domain-containing protein — protein sequence MRISARELLGQLLDPASFVSWDRPPVTVAATPRYREDMQQAAVAAGTDESVLTGAGMLRGRRVAVIACEFGFLAGSIGVAAAERIVSAVERATELGLPLIASPTSGGTRMQEGTVAFVQMVKIAGAVAAHKSAGHPYLVYLRDPTMGGVFASWGSLGHMTFAEPGAMIGFLGPRVYQALYGQPFPEGVQTAENLYRRGVIDGAVTVTVFRRIAHRALSVFSGVVAPESVVVKVIPSQTQIDAMNSTAAEPQRVLGPDYVATTATSGQAADPAPVPSPVGAAALSERAASAWESVLISRRPDRPGIRDLLRQVTQRVPLSGTGQGESDRTVVHALARFRGQPCVVFGHDRTGQLGEYAMGPAALREARRAMALAEELRLPLVLVIDTVGAAMSKEAEERGLAPEIARCLADLVTLDTPTVSVLLGQGTGGGALALLPADRVLAATHGWLAPLPPEGASAIVYRDTEHAAELARAQRIRAADLHADGVVDRIVPEFPDAADEPVDFARRMVAAIATELAHLRTRPPADLRAARHHRYRRLGLPR from the coding sequence GTGAGGATTTCGGCGCGCGAGCTGCTCGGACAATTGCTCGACCCCGCCTCGTTCGTCAGCTGGGATCGGCCACCCGTCACGGTGGCCGCCACCCCGCGGTACCGCGAGGACATGCAACAGGCAGCGGTCGCGGCGGGCACCGATGAATCGGTGCTCACCGGCGCGGGAATGCTGCGTGGTCGTCGAGTGGCCGTAATCGCCTGCGAATTCGGCTTTCTCGCCGGCTCGATCGGCGTCGCCGCGGCGGAACGGATCGTGTCCGCCGTCGAGCGCGCCACCGAGCTCGGGTTGCCGCTCATCGCCTCACCGACCTCCGGTGGCACCCGTATGCAGGAGGGCACCGTCGCCTTCGTGCAGATGGTGAAGATCGCGGGCGCGGTCGCCGCGCACAAATCGGCGGGCCACCCGTATCTGGTCTATCTGCGTGACCCCACCATGGGCGGCGTTTTCGCCTCGTGGGGTTCGTTGGGGCACATGACTTTTGCCGAGCCCGGTGCGATGATCGGGTTCCTCGGGCCGCGTGTGTACCAGGCCCTGTACGGGCAGCCGTTCCCGGAGGGCGTGCAGACCGCCGAAAACCTTTATCGCCGAGGCGTTATCGACGGGGCGGTGACCGTCACCGTCTTCCGGCGCATCGCCCACCGCGCGTTGAGTGTGTTCAGCGGAGTGGTGGCGCCGGAAAGCGTTGTGGTGAAGGTTATCCCGTCACAAACGCAGATCGATGCGATGAATTCCACTGCGGCGGAACCGCAACGAGTATTGGGGCCTGACTATGTCGCGACCACGGCGACGTCCGGGCAAGCCGCTGATCCTGCCCCGGTGCCGAGTCCGGTTGGGGCAGCGGCGCTCTCGGAGCGAGCCGCTTCGGCGTGGGAGTCGGTGCTGATCTCGCGCCGCCCGGACCGGCCTGGCATTCGTGATCTGCTGCGGCAGGTGACGCAGCGGGTCCCGTTGAGCGGTACCGGGCAGGGTGAGTCGGACCGGACGGTCGTGCACGCGCTGGCGCGGTTCCGTGGTCAGCCGTGTGTGGTGTTCGGGCACGACCGGACCGGGCAGCTCGGCGAATACGCTATGGGGCCGGCCGCCCTGCGCGAAGCGCGCCGAGCCATGGCGCTTGCCGAAGAGTTGCGGTTGCCGCTCGTGCTCGTCATCGACACGGTCGGCGCCGCGATGTCGAAGGAGGCGGAGGAGCGCGGTCTGGCGCCCGAGATCGCGCGCTGCCTGGCCGATCTCGTGACGTTGGACACACCGACGGTCTCGGTCCTGCTCGGCCAGGGCACCGGTGGCGGCGCGCTGGCGCTGCTTCCGGCCGACCGCGTCCTGGCCGCCACCCACGGCTGGCTGGCCCCGCTACCGCCCGAGGGCGCCAGCGCCATCGTCTACCGCGACACCGAGCACGCCGCCGAACTCGCTCGCGCCCAACGCATCCGCGCCGCCGACCTGCACGCCGACGGTGTGGTCGACCGCATCGTCCCCGAATTCCCCGACGCCGCCGACGAACCGGTGGACTTCGCCCGCCGCATGGTCGCCGCCATCGCCACCGAACTGGCCCACCTGCGCACCCGCCCGCCCGCCGACCTCCGCGCCGCCCGCCACCACCGCTACCGCCGCCTCGGCCTCCCCCGGTGA
- a CDS encoding aldo/keto reductase, whose protein sequence is MTFRSETSAVPSIVLNDGNVIPQLGFGVFLVPDDEVSQAVTAALEAGYRSIDTAAVYGNEAGTGRAIREFGLPRDEIYVTSKVWNADQGFDSTLRAFDASLERLGLEYLDLYLIHWPVPAADRYVDTFRALQALKTQGRVRSIGVSNFTQAHLERLIAETGEIPAVNQIELHPRMAQRELRAFHAANAIATEAWGPLGQGSMLDDQTIASIAGAVGRTPAQVIIRWHLQLGNIVIPKSVTPARIAENFDVFNFELSRDQVDAINALNTDSRVGDNPDTFAAGLDG, encoded by the coding sequence GTGACCTTCAGAAGCGAGACCTCCGCCGTTCCCTCGATCGTCCTCAACGACGGGAATGTGATTCCGCAGCTCGGCTTCGGCGTCTTCCTGGTGCCTGACGACGAGGTTTCGCAGGCCGTCACCGCCGCGCTCGAGGCCGGCTACCGCAGCATCGACACCGCGGCGGTCTACGGCAACGAAGCGGGCACCGGCCGCGCGATTCGTGAGTTCGGCCTGCCGCGCGACGAGATCTACGTCACGAGCAAGGTGTGGAACGCCGACCAGGGTTTCGACTCCACGCTGCGCGCGTTCGACGCCAGCCTGGAGCGGCTCGGCCTGGAGTACCTCGACCTGTATCTGATCCACTGGCCGGTCCCCGCCGCCGACCGCTACGTGGACACCTTCCGCGCGTTGCAGGCACTGAAGACGCAGGGACGGGTGCGCTCGATCGGTGTCTCGAACTTCACCCAGGCGCACCTGGAGCGGCTCATCGCCGAAACCGGTGAGATCCCCGCCGTGAACCAGATCGAGTTACATCCCCGGATGGCACAGCGCGAGCTGCGCGCGTTCCACGCCGCCAACGCCATCGCCACCGAGGCGTGGGGTCCGCTCGGTCAGGGCAGCATGCTCGACGATCAGACCATCGCCTCGATCGCCGGCGCGGTCGGCCGCACGCCGGCCCAGGTGATCATCCGCTGGCATCTGCAGCTCGGCAATATCGTCATCCCGAAGTCGGTCACGCCCGCCCGCATCGCGGAGAACTTCGACGTTTTCAACTTCGAACTGTCCCGCGACCAGGTGGACGCCATCAACGCGCTCAACACCGACAGCCGGGTGGGCGACAACCCCGACACCTTCGCCGCCGGTCTCGACGGCTGA
- a CDS encoding roadblock/LC7 domain-containing protein, which translates to MNPDLGGTNRQLDWLVSNFANEVPGVAHAVLVSADGLLMAASAQLPVDRAEQLSAVTAGLASLSVGVSNLFEGGTVLQSVVEMEHGYLLLMAVGDGSYLAVLTNTSCDIGQVGYEMALLVERVGQTVQATPRVTMGS; encoded by the coding sequence ATGAACCCCGATCTAGGTGGTACGAATCGTCAGCTGGATTGGCTGGTTTCGAACTTCGCCAACGAGGTTCCTGGCGTAGCCCATGCCGTCCTGGTCTCGGCTGACGGCCTACTGATGGCCGCGAGCGCTCAGCTGCCCGTCGACCGCGCCGAGCAGCTCTCGGCCGTCACCGCCGGACTGGCCAGCCTCTCGGTCGGCGTTTCGAACCTGTTCGAGGGCGGCACCGTGTTGCAGTCCGTCGTCGAGATGGAGCACGGCTACCTGCTACTCATGGCAGTCGGCGACGGCTCGTACCTTGCGGTGCTGACCAATACGTCATGCGATATCGGTCAGGTCGGGTACGAGATGGCGCTGTTGGTCGAGCGTGTGGGCCAGACGGTTCAGGCCACGCCACGCGTCACGATGGGTTCCTGA
- a CDS encoding FitA-like ribbon-helix-helix domain-containing protein translates to MATTKTPKAKAKAARTVRKSTTTNLNVRNLDPAIKAAIQQRASSNGRSMEAEVRAILTHAADEDTSQAPVVNPLSGAALLGRLAQLREALDGEVPEIGARHEDSKDPAE, encoded by the coding sequence ATGGCGACCACCAAGACCCCGAAGGCCAAGGCGAAGGCTGCCAGAACAGTTCGTAAGTCGACCACGACAAACCTCAATGTGCGCAATCTGGACCCAGCGATCAAAGCCGCCATTCAGCAGCGGGCCAGCAGCAACGGACGGTCCATGGAGGCGGAGGTGCGGGCGATTCTCACCCACGCCGCCGATGAAGACACCAGCCAGGCTCCCGTGGTCAACCCACTCTCGGGTGCGGCCCTGCTGGGACGCCTAGCACAGCTGCGGGAAGCACTGGACGGGGAAGTGCCAGAAATCGGTGCGCGGCACGAAGATTCGAAAGATCCGGCGGAGTAG
- a CDS encoding sensor histidine kinase gives MRDAARSGRRRWALGNWDLRWKVTAVLAVPLAVAVGLGVSRISSEFADSSRLAGVAENVGAIPAVTALSAQTATTVGSQMIAVAPNVSVVTDQNLADLDKAIANAEKSADRLNGVAGARAALDSMLTQAKAVRAQGKNVSTTPTSDAIGLIDRVRNDSVRIVETTVGQVSDTAVDTAKLRLVDSLNTRATLVGEVAAFPEVLRNPTAGVQGFLTAANTERSLLSVLSHRFADGDTSIADLRAGIDTRVALLSSPESQAGRIPVGDLKKSLTDSLAVYELVVSRATKDIDSAMNSLVSTAQRDAWTYTAVVVATILAALLLAVFVARSMIVPLHRLRLAALRVAESDLPHEVSQLRNGASPEEVPLEPMPVRSTEEIGQLARAVDDIHGQALRLASDQAQMRSQVNDMFETLARRSKSLVDHQLSLIEAMEYDEKDPRLLENLFRLDHLAARMRRNGDNLLILAGTRQRRAKSAPVEIADVLRAAISEVEDYERVKLGATPRGSLVEPAASDMAHLFAELLDNALRASPPETDVKFTFAQAHDQGMLIEVADRGIGMPPAEMADINRRLEQTAEPGPDTARHMGLFVVGRLAERHGLTVRLRPTFDTARDPGVTVTVHVPVGLIVAGKPITAQPVTPSPQTPERTRPAGPSSMQMRAITRTPGGNVMVTVDPGVSGPIPVSKPNTSPSTPIPAAGGLPQRQPGSNMAATQGNAQGPTLRPAPGQQQSSGPQRGKLAAANLPKRNLNPGGPPRPPGAPAEPTVTGLPPRDPNSGELPKRQPGTNGVPQPSISGLSQPPGGLPQRQRGENGLPQRESAAGGLPQREPNAGGLPPRQGPNGLPQREGLPPRDPNAGGLPQRPSAAPSPGLPQREAGANGLPQREPSSGLPQREPGAGGLPQRESASGGLPQRDPSASGLPQRAAGASGLPQREPSSGLPQRDPSAGGLPQRESAAGGLPQREPSSGLPQRDPSAGGLPQRDSSSSGLPQRDPSGDVLPQRDSNTGGLPSRHAAATSLPQRETPTGLPQRQPGSQVPPNLPQREPGGDGLPQRESSPGIGLSPRSRGIEEPSGDADATGGDPGRHSYRANPGRTASFFQTRLQPAVDTGDSVMGGTPIFAEMMSAWLSDPNMDRSQVAASFESPGDEGWQAARRASEAQAETKTAAGLPQRNPGGRLVPGAVNGAVERAPSRDPETIRSSLSRHQQGVRDGRAMRAMNLTGDKGDR, from the coding sequence ATGCGTGACGCCGCTAGGTCCGGCAGAAGGCGCTGGGCGCTCGGCAACTGGGACCTGCGCTGGAAGGTAACGGCAGTCCTGGCCGTTCCGCTGGCGGTCGCGGTAGGGCTCGGCGTGTCCAGGATTTCATCAGAGTTCGCGGATTCGAGCCGGCTTGCCGGGGTCGCGGAGAACGTCGGGGCGATCCCTGCGGTCACCGCGCTGAGTGCGCAGACGGCGACGACCGTCGGTTCCCAGATGATCGCGGTCGCGCCGAATGTGTCCGTGGTGACCGATCAGAACCTCGCCGATCTCGACAAGGCGATCGCCAACGCGGAGAAATCGGCCGACCGGCTCAACGGTGTCGCCGGCGCCCGCGCGGCGCTGGACAGCATGCTCACCCAGGCCAAAGCTGTTCGGGCGCAGGGTAAGAACGTCAGCACCACGCCGACCTCGGACGCCATCGGACTGATCGACCGGGTCCGCAACGACAGCGTGCGGATCGTCGAGACGACGGTCGGCCAGGTCAGCGATACCGCGGTCGACACCGCGAAACTGCGGCTGGTCGACTCGCTCAACACCCGCGCCACGCTGGTCGGCGAGGTCGCCGCCTTCCCCGAGGTGCTGCGCAATCCGACCGCCGGCGTGCAGGGCTTCCTCACCGCCGCCAACACCGAGCGTTCGCTGCTCAGCGTGTTGTCGCACCGGTTCGCGGATGGCGACACGTCGATCGCCGACCTGCGCGCGGGCATCGACACCCGAGTGGCACTGCTGAGCAGCCCGGAGTCGCAGGCGGGGCGGATTCCGGTCGGTGACCTGAAGAAGTCGCTGACCGACAGCCTCGCGGTCTACGAACTCGTGGTGAGCCGGGCGACCAAAGATATCGACAGCGCGATGAACTCCCTGGTGTCCACCGCACAGCGGGACGCCTGGACCTACACCGCGGTCGTGGTCGCGACCATCCTCGCCGCGCTGTTGCTCGCGGTGTTCGTGGCGCGCTCGATGATCGTGCCGCTGCACCGGCTGCGGCTCGCCGCGCTGCGGGTCGCCGAAAGCGACCTGCCGCACGAGGTTTCCCAGCTCCGCAACGGCGCGTCCCCGGAAGAGGTACCGCTGGAACCGATGCCGGTGCGCAGCACCGAGGAGATCGGCCAGCTGGCTCGCGCCGTCGACGACATCCACGGTCAGGCGCTGCGTCTGGCGAGCGACCAGGCGCAGATGCGTTCGCAGGTCAACGACATGTTCGAGACGCTGGCCCGGCGCTCCAAGTCGCTCGTCGATCATCAGCTCAGCCTGATCGAGGCGATGGAGTACGACGAGAAGGACCCGCGCCTGCTGGAAAACCTGTTCCGGCTGGACCATCTCGCCGCGCGCATGCGGCGAAACGGTGACAACCTGCTCATCCTCGCCGGTACCCGGCAGCGTCGCGCCAAGTCCGCGCCGGTCGAGATCGCCGACGTGCTGCGCGCCGCGATCTCCGAGGTCGAGGACTACGAGCGGGTGAAACTGGGTGCCACCCCGCGTGGTTCGCTGGTCGAGCCCGCCGCCTCCGATATGGCGCACCTGTTCGCCGAGCTGCTGGACAACGCGCTGCGCGCCTCCCCGCCGGAGACCGACGTGAAGTTCACCTTCGCGCAGGCGCACGATCAGGGCATGCTCATCGAGGTGGCCGACCGCGGTATCGGTATGCCACCCGCCGAGATGGCCGATATCAACCGACGGCTCGAGCAGACCGCCGAGCCCGGTCCCGACACCGCCCGGCACATGGGTCTTTTCGTGGTCGGCAGGCTGGCCGAGCGGCACGGTCTCACCGTGCGGCTGCGGCCCACCTTCGACACCGCGCGCGATCCCGGCGTCACCGTGACCGTGCACGTCCCGGTGGGGCTGATCGTCGCGGGCAAGCCGATCACGGCCCAGCCCGTCACCCCGTCGCCGCAGACCCCCGAACGCACGCGCCCGGCCGGTCCGTCGTCGATGCAGATGCGGGCGATCACCCGCACCCCCGGCGGCAACGTCATGGTCACCGTCGATCCCGGGGTGAGCGGGCCGATCCCGGTCAGCAAGCCGAACACGTCGCCCAGCACGCCGATCCCGGCCGCGGGCGGGCTGCCGCAACGGCAGCCGGGCAGCAATATGGCCGCGACGCAGGGCAACGCGCAGGGGCCGACCCTGCGGCCCGCGCCCGGTCAGCAGCAGTCCAGTGGCCCGCAGCGGGGCAAGCTCGCCGCCGCGAACCTACCCAAGCGCAACCTCAACCCGGGCGGTCCGCCGCGGCCGCCGGGCGCGCCCGCCGAACCGACCGTGACGGGTCTGCCGCCGCGCGATCCGAATTCGGGCGAACTGCCGAAGCGGCAGCCGGGCACCAACGGTGTGCCGCAGCCGAGCATCAGCGGACTCTCCCAGCCGCCCGGCGGCTTGCCGCAGCGCCAGCGCGGCGAGAACGGCCTGCCACAGCGCGAGAGCGCGGCCGGTGGGCTGCCGCAGCGTGAGCCGAATGCCGGTGGCCTGCCGCCCCGTCAGGGGCCGAACGGCCTGCCGCAACGGGAAGGGTTGCCCCCGCGCGATCCGAACGCCGGTGGGCTGCCACAGCGTCCGTCGGCGGCGCCCTCGCCGGGCCTGCCGCAGCGCGAGGCGGGCGCCAACGGCCTGCCGCAGCGGGAGCCGAGTTCCGGCTTGCCGCAGCGGGAGCCGGGCGCGGGCGGCCTGCCGCAGCGGGAAAGTGCTTCCGGTGGCTTGCCACAGCGCGATCCGAGCGCGAGTGGTCTGCCGCAGCGTGCGGCCGGTGCGAGTGGCTTGCCGCAGCGCGAGCCGAGCTCGGGCCTGCCGCAACGTGATCCGAGTGCGGGTGGCTTGCCGCAGCGCGAGAGCGCTGCCGGTGGCCTGCCGCAACGTGAGCCGAGCTCCGGTCTGCCGCAGCGCGATCCCAGCGCAGGTGGTCTGCCGCAGCGTGATTCGAGCTCCAGCGGTCTGCCGCAGCGTGATCCGAGCGGGGACGTTTTGCCGCAACGTGATTCGAATACCGGTGGGCTGCCGTCCCGGCATGCGGCGGCGACGAGCCTGCCGCAGCGTGAGACGCCGACCGGGCTGCCGCAACGGCAACCGGGTTCGCAGGTGCCGCCGAATCTGCCCCAGCGTGAGCCGGGCGGCGACGGTCTGCCGCAACGCGAATCCTCGCCCGGCATCGGCCTTTCGCCGCGCAGCCGCGGCATCGAGGAACCGTCCGGCGACGCGGACGCGACCGGCGGCGATCCGGGCCGGCACAGCTACCGGGCCAACCCGGGCCGCACGGCGTCGTTCTTCCAGACCAGGCTGCAGCCCGCGGTCGACACCGGTGATTCGGTGATGGGCGGGACACCAATTTTCGCGGAAATGATGTCCGCGTGGCTGTCAGACCCCAATATGGATCGATCCCAAGTGGCCGCTTCCTTCGAATCACCGGGTGATGAAGGGTGGCAGGCGGCCCGGCGGGCGAGCGAGGCACAGGCAGAAACGAAGACGGCGGCCGGGTTGCCGCAACGCAATCCGGGCGGAAGGCTGGTCCCGGGCGCCGTCAACGGTGCGGTGGAACGGGCACCGAGCCGCGATCCAGAAACAATCAGGTCCAGCTTGAGTCGTCACCAGCAAGGCGTCCGGGATGGCCGCGCAATGAGAGCAATGAACCTAACCGGAGATAAAGGAGACCGATGA
- a CDS encoding type II toxin-antitoxin system VapC family toxin, giving the protein MLILDTNVIAAAMVPEKNPVVAAWLATLPGFYTTSITVMEVAKGVYPMAAGRKRDTLMAASDAVFAPLVQADRILNFDYSAAFCYAYLMAKRPKPSAGEVTDAQIAAIALAHDAVLVTQNVKDFVGRGVRVFDPSTGTEH; this is encoded by the coding sequence GTGCTGATCCTCGATACGAATGTGATCGCGGCAGCGATGGTTCCCGAAAAGAACCCGGTCGTCGCGGCGTGGCTGGCTACGCTCCCAGGCTTTTACACGACATCCATCACCGTTATGGAAGTGGCCAAGGGCGTCTATCCGATGGCAGCAGGACGCAAACGTGACACGCTGATGGCGGCTTCCGACGCCGTATTCGCACCGCTCGTGCAGGCCGATCGCATCCTCAACTTCGACTACTCCGCGGCGTTCTGTTACGCCTATTTGATGGCGAAGCGGCCGAAACCCAGTGCGGGTGAGGTAACCGACGCCCAGATCGCAGCTATCGCCTTGGCGCATGATGCCGTATTGGTGACGCAGAACGTAAAGGACTTCGTCGGACGCGGTGTCCGGGTTTTCGATCCATCCACCGGCACCGAACACTGA
- a CDS encoding DUF742 domain-containing protein, which produces MDIEDHRVGSAEPSLVRPYSLTAGRTRPAVELALEALVASHPVALERQFELTNIETSIVELCRESPSVAEVAARLGIPIGVARVLVADLIEAGHVRVSATLKDDSSDDERRELIERVLSGLRRI; this is translated from the coding sequence ATGGACATAGAAGATCACCGCGTGGGGAGCGCCGAGCCGAGTCTCGTCCGCCCATACTCGTTGACCGCCGGCCGAACGAGGCCCGCGGTCGAGTTGGCGTTGGAGGCGCTCGTCGCATCGCATCCGGTCGCCCTGGAGCGGCAGTTCGAACTGACCAACATCGAGACGTCAATCGTGGAGTTGTGCAGAGAATCGCCGTCCGTTGCCGAGGTAGCAGCCCGATTGGGTATCCCCATCGGGGTGGCGCGTGTGCTGGTCGCCGACCTGATCGAGGCCGGGCATGTGCGCGTTTCGGCAACTTTGAAAGACGATTCCAGCGACGATGAACGTCGCGAGCTGATCGAAAGGGTTCTCAGTGGACTCCGGCGTATTTGA